From the genome of Perca flavescens isolate YP-PL-M2 chromosome 1, PFLA_1.0, whole genome shotgun sequence, one region includes:
- the LOC114560393 gene encoding RNA polymerase II elongation factor ELL2: MASLRQEHQYGLSCEKNNKNSPNRTLYHVKLTDTAIRALEAYQNRKGSSPSEPSICFKGNQGYIKIPTTPTPELASALRVFSFYLSSDSKDQPQASFDCIHQYVSSDGCEQLEGQGIIQDKITVCATDDSYQMTRERMSQVEKDSWSRSAIEIKPGATHPSKCVKFHKRSAPLSASDSSFPKHSTNNRRNGGITTPAQKPLSERIIHLLALKPYRKPELLLWLERERAGPKDKAELGAILEEVAKVNPKDSSYLLRDDFYKHVQRDWPGYSEEERQLISRLLARKLQPHISHQTRNPQANVSMLKASEDTTLHHSTAKTHAVKRPVPFDSLERLAVKRQRLADQRLQQPPTVNGLLNNKGHEIAAPTLNPSFHTKTEFQRTSNHTDNQNGLPGDHNGFPVMHKLSNTSDTPVSESREQEPKGKNHQPPHGDSDCAYQQPANSQHRKKKSKKHKDKEREWLKDNKGSEWLETSPDLKQNPDKLDNPEITNAEASEDKPDYVLTYGTIMSLEQRERYQEDFCAEYDEYKDLHSRIATITHMFVQLGSKIKSLSPGTQEYKIMEEQILEKYNKYRKKFPGYREEKKRCEYLHEKLSYIKQLISDYDVSQASS; the protein is encoded by the exons ATGGCTTCGCTCAGGCAGGAGCACCAGTACGGGCTCTCctgtgaaaaaaataacaaaaacagccCGAACAGGACGCTGTACCATGTCAAGCTCACGGACACGGCTATCAGGGCGCTGGAGGCTTACCAAAACCGCAAG GGATCTTCACCAAGTGAACCATCAATTTGTTTCAAAGGAAACCAAGGG TATATCAAGATCCCAACAACACCCACACCAGAGTTGGCTTCCGCTCTTCGCGTCTTCTCCTTCTACTTATCCAGCGACAGCAAAGACCAGCCTCAAGCCAGCTTTGACTGCATCCATCAATATGTTTCAAG TGATGGCTGCGAGCAGCTGGAGGGTCAAGGCATCATCCAGGACAAGATCACAGTGTGCGCCACCGATGACTCCTACCAGATGACTCGTGAAAGGATGTCTCAGGTGGAGAAGGACAGCTGGAGCCGCTCTGCCATTGAGATCAAACCCGGAGCCACACATCCAA GTAAATGTGTCAAGTTCCACAAGAGGTCAGCTCCTCTGTCTGCATCAGACAGCAGCTTCCCTAAGCATTCTACCAACAACCGGAGGAACGGCGGTATCACCACGCCGGCCCAGAAGCCCTTAAGTGAGCGTATCATCCACCTCCTAGCTCTCAAACCCTACAGGAAACcagagctgctgctgtggcTGGAAAGAGAAAGAGCCGGCCCCAAGGACAAGGCCGAGCTTGGTGCCATACTGGAGGAG GTTGCAAAAGTGAATCCCAAAGACAGCAGCTACCTGCTGAGGGATGACTTCTACAAGCACGTGCAGAGGGACTGGCCCGGCTACAGCGAGGAGGAGAGGCAGCTGATCAGCAGGCTGCTGGCCAG GAAGTTGCAGCCACACATCAGCCACCAAACAAGGAATCCTCAAGCAAATGTGTCTATGCTGAAAGCCTCAGAGGATACGACACTACATCACAGCACAGCAAAAACGCATGCAGTG AAACGTCCCGTGCCTTTTGACTCACTGGAAAGGCTAGCTGTTAAGAGACAAAGACTTGCGGACCAGAGGTTGCAACAGCCACCCACAGTAAATGGGCTCTTAAACAATAAAGGACATGAAATTGCAGCTCCTACCCTTAACCCCAGTTTCCACACAAAGACTGAGTTTCAACGGACAAGTAACCATACTGATAACCAGAATGGCTTACCAGGGGACCACAATGGCTTTCCGGTAATGCACAAACTGTCTAACACCTCTGACACACCTGTCtcagagagcagagagcaaGAACCCAAAGGAAAAAACCACCAGCCACCACACGGTGACTCTGACTGCGCTTACCAGCAGCCCGCCAACAGCCAGCACAGGAAGAAGAAATCAAAAAAGCACAAAGACAAGGAGCGGGAGTGGTTAAAAGACAACAAGGGCAGTGAATGGTTAGAGACGAGTCCTGATCTCAAGCAGAACCCGGACAAACTTGACA ATCCTGAAATCACAAACGCTGAGGCCTCTGAGGATAAGCCAGATTATGTGCT CACATACGGCACCATCATGAGTTTGGAGCAGCGTGAGAGGTACCAGGAGGATTTCTGTGCAGAGTATGATGAATACAAAGACCTCCACTCCCGGATCGCCACCATAACTCACATGTTTGTTCAGCTAGGATCCAAGATCAAAAGCTTGTCTCCTGGCACACAAGAATATAAG ATAATGGAAGAGCAAATACTAGAAAAATACAACAAGTATCGAAAG